In the genome of Pediococcus claussenii ATCC BAA-344, one region contains:
- a CDS encoding valine--tRNA ligase, which produces MDNKEVDIPTKYDPKSVEAGRYQQWLDQGLFKPSGDKEAKPYSIVIPPPNVTGKLHLGHAWDTTLQDILIRQKRMQGFDTLWLPGMDHAGIATQAKVEAKLREEGITRYDLGRENFIKEVWKWKDEYADTIHQQWAKMGLSLDYARERFTLDEGLSKAVRKVFVTLYQKGLIYRGEYIINWDPQARTALSDIEVEHQDDEGAFYHVKYYFADSDVTFNGKKYIEIATTRPETMFGDVAVAVNPSDERYKELVGKEVVLPLQGRHLPIIADQYVDPEFGTGMVKITPAHDPNDFLVGNRHNLERINTMNDDASMNANAGKYEGMDRFEARKAMVKDLEDQDFMLNIEPIVHSVGHSERTGVQVESRLSTQWFVKMDELSKLALDNQKTDNKVNFVPERFNHTFDQWMENAHDWVISRQLWWGHQIPAWYNKQTGETFVGESAPEDIENWEQDPDVLDTWFSSALWPFSTMGWPDEEAADYKRYFPTSVLVTGYDIIFFWVSRMIFQSLEFTGQRPFKDVLMHGLIRAEDGRKMSKSLGNGIDPMDVIDKYGADALRWFLSNGSTAGQDVRFSYTKMDAAWNFINKIWNASRYVIMNLGGLEKPVLPATEDRNLSDRWILDRLNETVKQVTNLFDTYDFGEAGRALYSFIWDDFCDWYIEMSKEVLNGDDEAAKANTQNILAYVLDQTLRLLHPIMPFVTEKIWLSMPHDGQSLVTAAYPEAKDDLVDPKAREDMASLIELIKAVRNIRSEANAPMSSSVDLLIKTDDKHLIDIFNENREYIDRFCHPAQFEIGANIDVPELSMSSVITDAEVYIPLAELVNLDEEAARLKKEVIKYQNEVNRVEKKLSNERFVDNAPDDVVEAERAKKIDYQSKLEATEDRLKVIRGIK; this is translated from the coding sequence ATGGATAATAAAGAAGTAGACATACCAACTAAGTACGATCCTAAGAGTGTTGAAGCTGGTCGTTATCAACAATGGCTCGACCAGGGTTTATTTAAACCCAGTGGTGATAAAGAAGCAAAACCATATTCGATAGTAATTCCGCCACCAAACGTTACTGGTAAATTGCATTTAGGGCATGCTTGGGATACTACGCTACAAGATATTTTAATTCGACAAAAGAGAATGCAAGGATTTGATACACTTTGGTTACCAGGAATGGACCATGCCGGAATTGCTACTCAGGCAAAAGTTGAGGCAAAGTTACGTGAAGAAGGTATTACAAGATACGATCTTGGACGTGAGAATTTCATAAAAGAAGTTTGGAAATGGAAAGACGAATATGCTGATACAATTCACCAACAATGGGCAAAAATGGGATTGTCATTAGATTATGCTCGTGAACGTTTCACCCTAGATGAGGGCCTTTCAAAAGCTGTTCGTAAAGTGTTTGTTACACTTTACCAAAAAGGCCTGATTTATCGTGGTGAGTATATTATTAACTGGGATCCACAAGCTCGGACTGCTTTATCTGATATTGAAGTTGAACATCAGGATGACGAAGGTGCATTTTATCACGTGAAATATTATTTCGCTGATTCCGACGTAACCTTTAATGGAAAAAAATACATTGAAATCGCTACTACCAGACCAGAAACAATGTTTGGAGATGTGGCGGTAGCCGTTAATCCGAGTGACGAACGTTACAAAGAATTAGTAGGCAAAGAAGTTGTTTTGCCTTTACAGGGACGTCATTTGCCAATTATTGCTGATCAATATGTTGATCCTGAGTTTGGTACCGGGATGGTAAAAATTACACCAGCTCATGATCCTAATGATTTCTTAGTTGGAAATAGGCATAATTTGGAACGAATTAACACCATGAATGATGATGCTTCAATGAATGCTAACGCAGGAAAATATGAAGGAATGGATCGATTTGAAGCGCGCAAAGCAATGGTTAAAGATCTCGAAGATCAAGACTTTATGTTGAACATTGAACCAATTGTACACAGTGTTGGGCATTCCGAACGAACTGGGGTACAAGTTGAATCACGACTATCAACCCAATGGTTTGTTAAAATGGATGAATTATCTAAATTAGCTTTAGATAATCAAAAGACCGATAACAAAGTTAATTTTGTACCAGAACGATTTAATCATACTTTTGACCAATGGATGGAAAATGCGCATGATTGGGTTATTTCTCGACAACTCTGGTGGGGACATCAAATTCCAGCATGGTACAACAAGCAAACCGGTGAAACTTTTGTTGGAGAGTCTGCGCCTGAAGATATCGAAAATTGGGAACAGGATCCAGACGTATTGGATACGTGGTTCTCAAGCGCACTATGGCCATTTTCAACAATGGGATGGCCCGATGAAGAAGCTGCTGATTATAAACGATATTTTCCAACTAGTGTTTTAGTAACCGGGTATGATATCATCTTCTTCTGGGTTTCAAGAATGATTTTTCAAAGTTTGGAATTTACTGGACAGAGACCGTTTAAAGATGTTTTAATGCATGGATTAATTCGTGCCGAAGATGGTCGAAAGATGAGTAAATCACTTGGAAACGGTATTGATCCAATGGATGTAATCGATAAGTACGGGGCAGATGCACTACGTTGGTTCCTTTCAAATGGATCAACTGCAGGACAAGACGTTCGTTTTAGCTACACTAAGATGGATGCTGCTTGGAATTTTATTAATAAAATTTGGAATGCAAGTCGGTATGTAATCATGAACCTTGGTGGACTAGAGAAACCAGTTTTGCCGGCTACTGAAGATCGAAATTTATCCGATCGATGGATTTTAGATAGATTAAATGAAACAGTTAAGCAGGTAACAAACTTATTTGATACTTATGATTTTGGTGAAGCTGGGCGTGCTTTATATTCATTTATTTGGGATGATTTCTGCGACTGGTACATTGAAATGAGTAAAGAAGTTTTAAACGGTGATGATGAAGCCGCTAAAGCCAATACTCAAAACATTTTAGCATACGTTTTGGATCAGACACTTCGCTTATTGCACCCCATTATGCCTTTTGTAACTGAAAAGATTTGGCTGTCCATGCCACATGATGGTCAATCATTAGTTACAGCAGCTTATCCGGAAGCTAAAGATGATTTGGTTGACCCGAAAGCTAGGGAAGATATGGCGAGTTTAATTGAGTTAATAAAGGCCGTTCGCAATATTCGATCTGAGGCAAACGCCCCAATGTCAAGCTCGGTTGATTTATTGATTAAAACCGATGACAAACATCTGATTGATATCTTTAACGAAAATAGGGAATATATTGATCGTTTCTGTCATCCAGCGCAATTTGAAATAGGAGCTAATATAGATGTTCCGGAATTATCAATGTCATCGGTTATAACTGACGCAGAAGTATATATTCCATTGGCTGAGTTGGTTAACTTGGATGAAGAAGCGGCTCGTCTTAAAAAAGAAGTTATTAAATACCAGAATGAAGTTAATAGAGTTGAAAAGAAGCTTTCTAATGAACGATTTGTTGATAATGCACCAGATGATGTTGTGGAAGCAGAACGTGCTAAGAAAATTGACTATCAATCTAAATTAGAAGCTACTGAGGATCGCTTAAAGGTTATTCGAGGTATTAAATAG
- a CDS encoding bifunctional folylpolyglutamate synthase/dihydrofolate synthase gives MEYESALKFIHGRPRLRKDPTLNRMKMLLERLDNPQQNLHIVHVAGTNGKGSTVAFLRQMIIRSGHKVGSFTSPFITKFNERISVNGEMIPDKEVIKLVEAVKPVIEQMDMEQNSPLEFETITAMMFLYFAKNPVDVVIVEVGIGGLYDSTNVVKPLISVITNIGFDHMEMLGDTLSKIAFQKAGIIKKNAPVVSGVLEPEAFKVIEQIAKKKKVKLLQINRDFRLDHHSMEFSDIDIRVANIQLGLQGDFQFYNAAIAIETFEEVTKILKWNWNHSSILQALEETKWPGRLETVRDKPLIILDGAHNLPGIQALVRTAKRQYAGHKIHFLVSILKDKLFNQMISELETVPNSEIILTTFQQPNHRATVGIESLGQKLTQNITYNEDWKRALVEIIKGVREQDVIVVTGSLYFISEVRQNMKNF, from the coding sequence ATGGAATATGAGAGTGCTTTGAAATTTATTCACGGTCGACCTAGACTTAGAAAAGATCCAACGTTAAATAGGATGAAAATGTTATTAGAGCGATTGGATAATCCGCAGCAAAATTTGCATATTGTACATGTTGCGGGAACAAATGGTAAAGGATCGACTGTAGCCTTCTTAAGACAGATGATTATCAGAAGTGGTCATAAAGTTGGGTCCTTTACATCGCCTTTTATTACCAAATTCAACGAACGTATTTCGGTTAATGGTGAAATGATTCCGGATAAAGAAGTGATCAAGCTTGTCGAAGCTGTCAAACCGGTTATTGAGCAAATGGACATGGAACAGAATTCTCCATTGGAGTTTGAGACTATTACTGCCATGATGTTTCTATATTTTGCAAAGAACCCAGTTGATGTTGTAATTGTTGAAGTTGGTATTGGTGGGCTGTACGATTCCACAAACGTGGTTAAACCTCTTATATCTGTAATCACCAACATTGGATTTGACCACATGGAAATGTTAGGGGATACGCTGAGTAAAATTGCATTTCAAAAAGCTGGTATCATTAAGAAAAATGCACCAGTTGTATCAGGTGTTCTCGAACCGGAAGCTTTTAAAGTCATTGAACAAATAGCAAAGAAAAAGAAAGTAAAATTGTTGCAAATAAATCGCGATTTTAGATTGGATCATCACTCAATGGAGTTTAGTGATATTGATATTAGAGTTGCAAACATTCAGCTCGGATTACAGGGTGATTTTCAGTTTTATAACGCTGCAATTGCAATTGAAACATTTGAAGAAGTAACAAAAATTTTGAAATGGAATTGGAATCATTCAAGTATTTTGCAGGCCCTTGAGGAAACTAAATGGCCTGGAAGATTGGAAACCGTCAGAGATAAACCTCTAATTATTTTGGATGGAGCCCACAATTTACCTGGAATTCAGGCTTTAGTACGAACGGCTAAGAGGCAATATGCAGGACACAAAATTCATTTTTTAGTTTCAATTTTAAAAGATAAATTGTTTAATCAGATGATATCGGAACTCGAGACGGTCCCAAACTCTGAAATTATTTTAACAACTTTCCAACAACCTAATCATCGAGCTACAGTTGGAATAGAGTCTTTGGGTCAAAAATTAACGCAAAATATAACATATAATGAGGACTGGAAAAGAGCTCTTGTTGAAATTATAAAAGGTGTAAGGGAACAAGACGTGATTGTAGTAACTGGTTCTTTATATTTTATTTCAGAAGTTCGCCAGAATATGAAAAACTTTTAG
- a CDS encoding RadC family protein, whose amino-acid sequence MDKIIMEQSLKKQIDIGSEGLSNEELLRIFVTAVTPDIAVAGTLKSFWKRVGDIGFYRLLNNTEQMKVFGEDLSLARALSCGIELGRRIQKSPITTIGTAFGSRHLAQQMINRFQKKNQEELYLLCLDTKNKIKWEKMIFKGGLNSASVHPREIMTEAFRVSANSIILVHNHPSGSEKPSGNDIEFTKRMKQVGKLMGIELLDHLIVGDTKYWSAAESKILG is encoded by the coding sequence GTGGATAAAATAATTATGGAACAATCGTTAAAGAAACAAATCGATATCGGATCTGAAGGATTGTCTAATGAAGAATTACTGCGGATTTTTGTGACTGCTGTCACTCCCGATATAGCTGTAGCAGGTACTTTGAAAAGCTTTTGGAAGCGGGTTGGTGATATTGGATTTTATCGCTTGTTGAACAATACGGAGCAAATGAAGGTTTTTGGTGAAGACTTGTCTTTAGCTCGTGCTCTGTCGTGTGGAATTGAATTAGGACGGAGAATCCAAAAAAGTCCGATAACAACGATTGGAACGGCCTTTGGGAGCCGACATTTGGCGCAACAAATGATTAACCGGTTTCAAAAAAAGAATCAAGAAGAGTTGTATTTATTGTGCTTAGATACTAAAAATAAAATCAAGTGGGAAAAAATGATTTTTAAAGGCGGGCTTAATTCAGCATCTGTTCATCCTAGAGAAATTATGACGGAGGCATTTAGGGTTAGTGCAAACTCAATAATCCTGGTACATAACCATCCAAGTGGGAGTGAGAAACCTTCAGGGAACGATATTGAATTTACCAAGCGGATGAAGCAAGTTGGAAAATTGATGGGTATAGAGTTGCTAGACCACTTGATTGTTGGAGATACAAAATACTGGAGTGCTGCCGAAAGTAAAATATTAGGATGA
- the mreC gene encoding rod shape-determining protein MreC produces the protein MQKFFSNRKLVITVVCLIIAGGLMAASLMIRQKESTPAPQKAGNDFFGVINRVIAYPIEGAKGVTHGVKDFMLTYEENQKLRKNIDDLDQTHAQNEALKDENKQLKSLVGLKNSMTDYRLTPAVVLTRTPSSWQDIITIGKGTLNGVKKNQSVLAGNGLVGRVIEANYTTSKVELISDNNDSANRFAIQVNSTDGENVNGIITGYNKEKNQIIMGQVTTKKKVAVGERVITSGLGGVTPKGLYVGKVAKVTKDDYGLASEIMIKPATDMNDINDVVVAQLK, from the coding sequence ATGCAAAAGTTTTTTTCAAATCGAAAATTAGTTATTACCGTAGTTTGTCTAATTATTGCTGGTGGATTAATGGCCGCTTCTTTAATGATTCGGCAAAAGGAATCGACCCCCGCGCCACAGAAAGCTGGGAATGATTTTTTTGGTGTTATTAACCGAGTAATTGCTTATCCAATTGAGGGTGCAAAAGGTGTAACACACGGTGTTAAAGACTTTATGTTGACGTACGAGGAGAACCAAAAGCTACGTAAAAACATCGATGATTTAGACCAAACTCATGCCCAAAATGAGGCACTTAAAGATGAAAACAAACAATTAAAATCATTAGTTGGCTTGAAGAATAGCATGACAGACTATCGTTTGACACCGGCCGTTGTTTTAACGAGAACTCCAAGTTCTTGGCAAGATATTATCACAATTGGTAAAGGAACCCTTAACGGGGTTAAGAAAAATCAATCTGTATTAGCTGGAAATGGACTAGTTGGAAGAGTAATTGAAGCCAACTATACTACAAGTAAGGTTGAACTGATTAGTGATAACAATGATTCTGCGAACCGTTTTGCGATTCAGGTTAATAGCACGGACGGTGAAAACGTAAATGGAATCATCACGGGATATAACAAAGAAAAGAATCAGATTATTATGGGCCAAGTAACAACTAAGAAAAAAGTAGCAGTCGGAGAACGAGTTATTACGTCTGGACTTGGTGGTGTAACACCTAAAGGCCTGTATGTGGGTAAGGTAGCCAAGGTTACTAAGGATGATTACGGACTCGCCTCAGAGATTATGATTAAACCGGCAACGGATATGAATGACATTAATGATGTTGTCGTTGCTCAGTTAAAGTAG
- the mreD gene encoding rod shape-determining protein MreD: protein MLQSAKLKYIYPIGLFIAFFLDGIIEQLFSRQLFQYPYSMVSNLTIIWMVLSIFFEGESHIHFVMWAFIIGLAFDWYYTGIFGVNVFIYPLTVILVRGIEPFLKHRFLEIFFVTSLAVGLSNALFYVVFQAFHFANVSTAFFIGYAFIPTIILNLSFLVIIYYPVKILFRKTRGTNSRIFK, encoded by the coding sequence ATGTTGCAATCAGCAAAGCTAAAATATATTTACCCAATTGGTTTATTTATTGCTTTTTTCTTAGATGGAATTATCGAACAGCTTTTTTCAAGGCAGCTTTTTCAGTATCCGTATTCAATGGTTAGTAATTTAACGATTATTTGGATGGTTTTATCAATTTTTTTTGAGGGTGAATCTCACATTCATTTTGTTATGTGGGCCTTTATTATCGGATTAGCATTTGATTGGTATTACACCGGAATTTTTGGAGTTAACGTTTTTATATATCCGTTAACTGTTATTTTAGTTAGGGGAATTGAGCCCTTTCTGAAACACCGTTTTTTAGAAATATTTTTTGTGACTAGTCTAGCAGTTGGATTGAGCAATGCACTCTTTTATGTTGTTTTTCAAGCTTTTCATTTTGCTAATGTGTCAACGGCCTTTTTTATAGGGTATGCTTTCATTCCAACTATTATTTTGAATCTATCATTTCTAGTGATTATTTATTATCCTGTTAAGATACTTTTTAGAAAAACAAGAGGTACAAACTCAAGAATATTTAAATAA
- a CDS encoding amino acid ABC transporter permease, with protein MFNLKYISEILPSLLGGAGVTLQIFIWTIIGSLILGAILALGLISKIRALRTLISGYVWLMRGTPLLLQLIFIFYGLPTINIVFPRYEAALVAFILNYAAYFAEIFRGGLQSIDPGQYEAGKVLQLSYGQITRRVVMPQVAKIVLPSIGNEVINLIKDSSLVYVIGIGDLLRAGNVASARDVTLVPLVLVGIIYLLLTGICTWMLRRVEKHYSYFR; from the coding sequence ATGTTTAATCTAAAGTATATTTCAGAAATATTACCATCTTTATTGGGCGGTGCAGGTGTCACCTTACAAATATTTATCTGGACAATTATTGGCTCATTAATTTTAGGTGCAATTTTAGCGTTAGGTTTAATTTCAAAGATAAGAGCATTAAGAACACTGATTTCAGGTTATGTTTGGTTAATGAGAGGGACTCCACTGTTATTGCAATTAATTTTTATTTTTTACGGATTACCAACCATTAACATTGTATTTCCACGATACGAAGCAGCTTTAGTTGCTTTTATACTTAACTATGCAGCTTATTTTGCCGAAATATTTCGTGGTGGTTTACAATCAATCGATCCTGGACAATACGAGGCTGGAAAGGTTTTACAACTTTCTTATGGGCAAATTACTCGTCGGGTTGTTATGCCACAGGTTGCTAAAATTGTATTACCTTCAATTGGAAATGAAGTTATTAATTTGATAAAAGATTCTTCATTGGTATATGTAATTGGAATTGGCGACTTGCTTAGGGCAGGAAATGTTGCTTCAGCTCGTGATGTTACCCTTGTCCCACTTGTATTAGTTGGAATAATTTATTTATTGTTAACAGGAATCTGTACATGGATGCTTCGAAGAGTTGAAAAACACTATTCGTATTTTAGATAG
- a CDS encoding amino acid ABC transporter ATP-binding protein, with amino-acid sequence MLELKNVTKRYDGVAVVDHLNLSIEDKTILTIVGPSGAGKTTLLRCISGLEKIDEGQFILNGKPFDPYTNRNLEGTIGVVFQDFQLFPNLSVLENITLAPINVLKKSSKNAQKGVMPIIKQLKLEEYVDRYPYQLSGGQKQRVAIARALAMKPQILCYDEPTSALDPELRDEVKNIILDLKKENITQIVITHDIVFADQIADHKLEVKPVKFNERSK; translated from the coding sequence ATGTTAGAATTGAAAAATGTTACTAAGCGATATGACGGTGTTGCAGTCGTTGATCATCTAAATTTATCAATTGAGGATAAAACAATTTTAACCATTGTTGGTCCGTCGGGAGCGGGTAAAACAACTCTATTGCGTTGTATTAGTGGCCTAGAGAAAATTGATGAGGGACAATTTATTTTAAATGGTAAACCGTTTGATCCTTATACAAATAGAAATCTTGAAGGAACGATTGGTGTGGTGTTCCAAGACTTTCAGTTGTTTCCTAATTTGAGTGTTTTAGAAAATATCACTTTGGCGCCGATTAACGTATTAAAGAAAAGTAGTAAAAATGCCCAAAAAGGCGTTATGCCAATAATTAAACAATTAAAACTTGAAGAATATGTCGATCGTTATCCATATCAACTATCTGGTGGACAGAAACAACGAGTAGCAATTGCAAGAGCTTTGGCTATGAAACCTCAAATTCTCTGTTATGATGAACCAACCTCTGCGTTAGATCCGGAGTTGAGAGACGAGGTCAAGAATATCATTCTAGATTTAAAAAAAGAGAATATTACGCAAATTGTAATTACACATGATATTGTGTTCGCAGACCAAATTGCAGACCACAAATTAGAGGTAAAGCCGGTGAAATTCAATGAAAGGTCTAAATAA
- a CDS encoding amino acid ABC transporter substrate-binding protein has product MKGLNKLLVFVIFLSIFALSGCSIVRVKNSKTDSWQRIEKTKKVVIGIDDSFVPMDFRQKDGKLVGYDVDLAKAVFKQYGIKPDFQTIDWTMNVTELRNQTIDLIWNGFTITPERAKVVRFSEPYLRNDQVLVTKTDKNIKSVADMNDETLGAQSGSSGVQDLDQRPKILKDRIKNKQPILYDSFNNAFIDLNANRIQGLLIDSIYAKYYIAHQSDPRSYRIISSGMPSEQFAVGMRKQDKEVQRKINQGLNRLRKNGELKKINHKWFGKNSQ; this is encoded by the coding sequence ATGAAAGGTCTAAATAAATTATTAGTTTTTGTGATATTTTTATCAATCTTTGCTTTATCTGGATGTAGTATTGTTCGTGTTAAGAATTCTAAAACGGATAGTTGGCAAAGAATTGAGAAAACTAAAAAGGTTGTAATTGGAATTGATGATAGTTTTGTACCAATGGATTTTCGCCAAAAAGATGGTAAGCTGGTTGGATATGACGTAGATTTGGCAAAGGCAGTTTTTAAACAATATGGTATTAAACCTGATTTTCAAACTATTGATTGGACGATGAACGTGACGGAATTAAGAAATCAAACAATTGATTTAATTTGGAACGGATTTACTATCACACCAGAGCGCGCTAAGGTTGTCAGATTTAGTGAACCCTATCTTAGAAACGATCAGGTTCTAGTGACAAAAACGGATAAAAATATAAAAAGCGTTGCAGATATGAACGATGAAACTCTTGGGGCGCAAAGCGGTTCGTCTGGTGTTCAGGATTTAGATCAAAGGCCTAAAATATTAAAGGATAGAATTAAAAATAAACAACCCATTTTGTATGATTCATTTAATAACGCTTTTATTGATTTGAATGCTAACCGAATTCAAGGACTATTAATCGATAGTATTTACGCTAAATATTATATCGCACACCAGTCTGATCCCAGATCCTATAGGATTATTTCTAGTGGAATGCCTTCTGAACAATTTGCCGTCGGAATGAGGAAGCAAGATAAAGAGGTTCAACGGAAGATAAATCAAGGTCTGAATCGCTTAAGAAAAAATGGTGAATTAAAGAAGATTAACCATAAATGGTTTGGAAAAAATAGTCAGTAG
- the cls gene encoding cardiolipin synthase: MLIIESALYTVNFFIAVMVALFEKRDISAAWAWLLVMTLLPGIGIILYLFLGRKLNKQQIFNLKTQEQFGIVEMANYQKKSRHNRIKLKYELQNELVEMFLNSDNAILTQQNDITIFTDGIKKFKQLFEDLRGAKNHINLEYFTIYDDDLGTQLRKILIDKAKEGVKVRVLYDIFGSKGSKQRFFKELIAHGGEVQPFMQSKWRYLNFRINFRNHRKIVVIDGTIGYIGGFNVGDQYIGKNSRFGYWRDTHLRILGSSVLQLQSRFFMDWFASAKTSSVAIGLEYFPQNELDQSVPMQIVSSGPESDIQKIKQGYIKMIMGAREHIRIETPYFIPDDALMETLLIALKSGLKIDLVIPNKPDHPFVYRATEYYARQLMEAGANVYAYQNGFMHVKAIVVDDVVVSLGSANWDIRSFKLNFEANAFIYHQNTVLDIKETINRDIKNSQKISPEYFNAQSVYTRFKQLASRLLSPLL, encoded by the coding sequence ATGTTAATCATAGAATCAGCTTTATATACAGTGAACTTTTTTATTGCTGTGATGGTTGCACTTTTTGAGAAAAGAGATATTTCAGCAGCTTGGGCATGGCTTCTAGTTATGACCCTTTTACCAGGAATAGGCATTATTCTGTACTTATTTCTTGGGAGAAAACTAAATAAACAACAAATTTTTAATTTAAAAACTCAAGAACAATTTGGAATAGTAGAAATGGCTAATTATCAAAAGAAAAGTCGTCATAATAGAATTAAATTAAAATATGAATTGCAAAATGAACTGGTTGAAATGTTTTTAAATAGCGATAACGCAATTTTAACTCAACAAAATGACATTACGATTTTTACTGATGGAATAAAAAAATTCAAACAATTATTTGAAGATTTACGTGGGGCTAAAAACCATATTAATCTTGAATACTTCACAATCTATGATGATGATTTAGGAACTCAATTACGAAAAATACTGATTGATAAAGCTAAAGAAGGTGTTAAAGTTCGCGTTCTTTATGATATTTTTGGTTCAAAGGGAAGTAAGCAAAGGTTCTTTAAAGAATTAATCGCACACGGTGGCGAAGTACAGCCATTCATGCAATCGAAGTGGCGTTATCTTAATTTTAGAATTAATTTTAGGAATCATAGAAAAATTGTGGTGATTGATGGAACTATTGGTTATATTGGTGGCTTTAACGTAGGAGACCAATATATTGGAAAAAATTCGCGTTTTGGATATTGGAGAGATACGCATTTAAGAATTTTGGGGTCATCAGTTTTACAACTGCAGAGTCGGTTTTTCATGGATTGGTTTGCCTCTGCAAAAACATCTTCAGTAGCTATTGGGTTGGAATATTTTCCGCAAAACGAACTTGATCAATCGGTTCCAATGCAAATTGTAAGCAGTGGACCGGAAAGCGATATTCAAAAAATTAAACAAGGTTACATAAAAATGATTATGGGTGCTCGGGAACATATTAGAATTGAGACACCATATTTTATCCCAGATGATGCATTAATGGAAACGCTACTGATTGCTTTAAAATCCGGCCTCAAAATTGACTTAGTAATACCCAATAAACCCGACCATCCGTTTGTTTACCGTGCTACGGAGTACTATGCTAGACAATTAATGGAAGCAGGTGCAAACGTCTATGCATATCAAAATGGTTTTATGCATGTAAAAGCCATTGTAGTTGATGATGTTGTGGTCAGTTTAGGATCTGCTAACTGGGATATTCGTTCATTTAAATTAAATTTTGAAGCTAATGCGTTCATTTACCACCAGAATACGGTGTTGGACATAAAAGAAACGATTAATAGAGACATTAAAAACTCACAAAAAATATCACCGGAATATTTTAATGCGCAATCAGTCTATACGAGGTTTAAACAATTAGCGAGTCGATTACTTTCACCGTTGTTATAG